From a single Triplophysa rosa linkage group LG17, Trosa_1v2, whole genome shotgun sequence genomic region:
- the gucd1 gene encoding protein GUCD1: MTDDVMLNVPVIRQQYHWDCGLACSRMVLEYLHPVGEEEFQRACSDLEFTESVWTIDLAYLMCKLGVRHCFCTQTLGVDKGFRNQSFYKKHFDTEEDRVNELFLKAEGKGVEVKKCSVTIQEIQNHLEQGHVAIVLVNAVVLVCELCSTPVKYCCFLPVGQKCFCRKPEYQGHFIVVCGFNRKTGSIFYNNPAYSDRVCCTSFKNFEEARRSYGTDEDILFVYKDG; this comes from the exons ATGACCG ATGACGTGATGTTAAACGTACCGGTCATCCGGCAGCAGTACCACTGGGATTGTGGCCTGGCCTGTTCGAGAATGGTACTAGA GTATTTACATCCAGTAGGTGAGGAGGAATTCCAGAGAGCATGTTCGGACTTAGAGTTCACAGAGAGCGTGTGGACTATTGACCTGGCTTATCTTATGTGTAAACTGGGGGTCCGGCATTGCTTTTGCACGCAGACGCTCGGTGTGGATAAGGGCTTCAGAAATCAG TCTTTCTACAAGAAGCATTTTGACACTGAGGAGGACAGGGTAAATGAACTCTTTCTGAAGGCAGAAGGCAAAGGAGTCGAAGTAAAGAAATG TTCTGTTACTATTCAGGAGATCCAGAACCACCTGGAGCAGGGACACGTGGCCATAGTGCTGGTGAATGCGGTGGTGTTAGTGTGTGAGCTGTGCTCCACTCCTGTCAAATACTGCTGCTTCCTCCCTGTGGGTCAGAAGTGCTTCTGCAGGAAGCCAGAATACCAGGGTCACTTCATAGTGGTGTGTGGGTTCAACCGCAAAACTGGCAGCATATTCTACAACAATCCCGCCTACTCGGACC GTGTGTGCTGCACAAGCTTTAAAAATTTTGAGGAGGCCAGAAGAAGCTACGGAACGGACGAGGACATTTTATTCGTCTACAAAGACGGCTGA
- the snrpd3 gene encoding small nuclear ribonucleoprotein Sm D3: MSIGVPIKVLHEAEGHVVTCETNTGEVYRGKLIEAEDNMNCQMANITVTHRDGRVAQLEQVYIRGSKIRFLILPDMLKNAPMLKSMKNKNQAAGAGRGKAAILKAQVAARGRGRGGPGRGNIFQKRR, encoded by the exons ATGTCGATTGGAGTTCCCATAAAAGTTCTTCATGAAGCAGAGGGGCATGTAGTCACTTGTGAAACCAACACTGGAGAGGTTTACAGAGGCAAACTGATCGAAGCTGAAGACAACATGAACTGCCAG ATGGCAAACATTACGGTCACTCACAGGGATGGCCGTGTAGCTCAGCTGGAGCAGGTGTATATTCGTGGAAGTAAAATTAGGTTCCTCATCTTGCCAGATATGCTCAAAAATGCTCCGATGTTAAAGAGTATGAAGAACAAAAATCAGGCAGCTGGTGCTGGTCGGGGAAAAGCAGCTATTCTCAAAGCTCaag TGGCTGCCAGAGGCCGTGGACGTGGAGGCCCGGGACGAGGCAATATATTCCAGAAGAGACGCTAG
- the p2rx4b gene encoding LOW QUALITY PROTEIN: P2X purinoceptor 4b (The sequence of the model RefSeq protein was modified relative to this genomic sequence to represent the inferred CDS: substituted 1 base at 1 genomic stop codon): MGCEKDCCNAFLRCLFDYGTPVTLVISNKKVGFIFRLIQLLIIAYVAVYVCWMRRAYQVTDSVISSVSTKVKGNILTNSSAEGAHVWDVAEYVIPPQGENSFFVMTNMIVTPGQTQGSCPEALSEFTRXESDIDCKIGLNEVRGNGVQTGRCGKYSETIKTCEVFSWCPIENDNIIPKTAVLGDAEDFTVLIKNSIHYPKFNFKKRNILEYINTSYLKTCTFNRKTDPDCPIFRLGDIVAEAGEVFSVMAVKGGVIGIFIDWSCDLDFPERFCVPKYSFSRLDNKRIENNVAPGYNFRFAKYFKTSENVETRTLFKAYGIRFEVIVLGQAGKFSIVPTIVNIGATLALLSLAGAVCDWFMLTFMKDGDYYAKHKFIHLNDRSDSGVPLSSVGTPSYGTP; the protein is encoded by the exons ATGGGTTGTGAAAAAGATTGCTGCAATGCATTTCTCCGCTGTCTTTTTGATTATGGAACACCTGTTACATTAGTTATCAGTAACAAAAAAGTGGGCTTCATCTTTAGATTGATCCAGTTATTGATCATTGCTTATGTCGCTGT GTATGTATGTTGGATGCGGCGGGCTTACCAGGTCACAGACTCCGTGATCAGCTCAGTCAGCACTAAGGTGAAGGGAAACATTCTGACCAATTCATCAGCTGAGGGGGCGCATGTTTGGGATGTGGCTGAATATGTTATTCCCCCCCAG GGTGAAAACTCTTTCTTTGTGATGACAAATATGATTGTCACTCCTGGACAGACACAGGGCAGCTGTCCTGAG GCTCTAAGTGAATTTACTCGGTGAGAGTCAGATATTGATTGCAAAATTGGACTCAATGAGGTCCGTGGCAACG GGGTTCAGACGGGCAGGTGTGGAAAATACTCTGAGACCATCAAAACCTGTGAAGTGTTTTCATGGTGTCCAATCGAAAATGACAACATAATACCCAA aacCGCTGTGCTGGGTGATGCAGAAGACTTCACAGTGCTCATTAAAAACAGCATACACTATCCAAAGTTCAATTTCAAAAA GCGAAACATTCTGGAGTACATCAACACTTCGTACTTAAAAACTTGCACCTTTAATCGCAAAACAGACCCAGACTGTCCCATTTTCCGTTTGGGGGACATTGTAGCTGAAGCAGGAGAAGTCTTCAGTGTCATGGCTGTTAAA GGTGGTGTTATTGGGATTTTCATTGACTGGAGCTGTGACTTGGACTTCCCAGAACGTTTTTGCGTGCCAAAGTATTCTTTCAGCAGACTGGACAATAAACGCATTGAAAATAATGTTGCCCCTGGATACAACTTCCG AtttgcaaaatattttaaaaccagTGAAAATGTTGAAACGCGGACATTGTTCAAGGCCTATGGAATCCGCTTTGAGGTCATAGTTTTAGGCCAG GCTGGTAAGTTCAGCATTGTGCCCACCATTGTAAATATTGGGGCAACCCTTGCCTTGCTTAGTTTG GCGGGTGCTGTTTGTGACTGGTTCATGCTTACTTTTATGAAAGATGGTGACTACTATGCCAAACACAAATTTATTCACCTAAACGACAGAAGTGACAGTGGCGTGCCATTG agCTCTGTTGGGACACCTTCATATGGGACTCCATAA